The Orcinus orca chromosome 1, mOrcOrc1.1, whole genome shotgun sequence DNA window GTTAAGTTTTGTAACACCTCACAGGGAAACCACTGCAGGTGCTTCAGCCCACTTCAAGGTGAGCAagtagaggctcagagaggtaaagcatATGGTTTGGGCCACACAGCAAGAAGTGTTAGAGTCAGAATTTAAACCCAGGACTTGGGACTCCATCCCCCAGCTGCTCAGGCCAAGAGCCTGGAGTTAGTTATCCCTGATTTCTCTCACTCCCACACCCTCCACATCCCCTCCAGTAGCAAATTCTGTTGGCTCCATTATCAAAATATGTCCAGAATCCAACCACTCCTCACTCATCCAAACCACCAGCATTTAGACATGGATTTTTGCAAGTCTCCTTACAGGCTTCCCGGTGTCTGCCATTGCCCCCCAAAGTCTGTTTTCACATAGCAGCCAGAGCAACCCTGATATATGTCAGATCACATCGCTCCTCTGCTCAAAGCCCTACAGTGGCCCCATCCCAATCAGAGAAAAGGCCAAGTCCTTGCAGTAGCCTATAGCACCCTACAGGATCTGGTGCCTGCACCCCAATATCTCTCACCTCCAAAGTCTCCCCTTTTCTCAGTCCTTGCCAGCCACACTGGCTCTTTCCTGCTGATCCTCAAACATGCCCACagattcctgcctcagggcctttgcacctgctctttcctctgcttgAGACATTCTTTCCTCACAGAGCTATGTGgctctctccctcacctcctcgaGTTCTCACCTGCTCAAGGGTCACCTACCCTGTGAGGCCTTCCTCTGACCACTCTGTAAAAAATAACAATCCCTCCTTTCATACATGGAATTATTTCCCTCCACAGCATGCATATCTATTTGCTTCTTGTCTGCCTCCTCTGCTAGAATGCAGACTCCACAcgggcagggactttgttttgttcactactgaGTTCCAGTACCCAGAACAGTCTTTGGCACGAAAGAGATGCTTGAACACTATTGTTGAGTGAATGGGTGGGAAGAATCCTAATCCTGTGATCCTGTCAATACTAGTCACATCCAATAAACAGAAAATTCCAAGTGGCCGGAGCAGCCACTTCCACAAAACCTATCTGGGCAGTGACCTCAAGAATTTTATGGAATCAAATATCTATGGTTGATGACAACAATTATTTTTTGAGCAATTACTATGACCAAGAACCACGCTAAGCATTTGATTTCACCAAATCCTCACACCAGCCATATGACATAGCAATTATTTccctcatgttacagatgaggggactctggctcagagaggttaaatggctTGCCCAATGAAACACAGGCAGGATTAGAATCTATGCcagagcttttatttttaaaggtgattTTGTTATCTCTCAACTcatggaaggtgggggagggggtacaGCCAGGGGCCCATCATCCCACCATCAGCTGACCCAGCAGGTCTGACCACTGCTCCTCCCTAGGGCTGCCCCGAAGGCTCCGTTCCACTTCGCTGCTGTGGAGGGGCAGCACCCAGGAGGCCCTGAACCTGCTCAAGGATGATGTGCTGGTGGCAGACCCAGGAACCAGGTAAGGAGTGAGCCCTGATGCCCTACCAACGTTAGGAACCTCACAAGGTGACATACCTCTCCTGGGAGAGAACCTATGTCACCTCATCCTAGGTGGTCAGAGCCAGGAAAGACCTCGCAGATCACTGATGACAACCCCTGTTCCACAGCTGGGGGGACTGAGGACCATAGAGGGATGGCAGAGCAAGGCAGCAGGGAGCTGGGCCCAGATCCAGTCCTGTTTGAATCTCATGTTTTTCCCATTAATCaactcaacatttattgaacacttactctgTGCTTGGAATATGGTAAACTGAGATATAGGAGCAAACGAATCCAACCAGGTCCCTCCTCGTGGAGTTTGCATTCTTCTGAGTGAACAGTGAACGTTCTTATCagtgaacagataaacaagataaatacaGACTTTGCCAAGTGCTGGAAATAAATGGGATGCTGATGAGATAGGGAGTGGATAGCTGGTGTAGCCAGCCACTGAACAGAGAAGCCATCAGAAACTCTGATGGCTTTGCAGACAGTCTGAGCAGGTGGGAAGGGTTTATTTAGGGCCTGGAGATGTCCATCCGAGGCTGCATCCTAGCTTCCACCCCTCCTCTTCCAGATGCCATTACAGCACGCTGGCCTTCTCGCTTCTGGCCCATGTCCTGGCAGCCCACACCGCCCAGGGTGACTACCAGCACTGGATCTTGGAGAACGTGCTGGAACCGCTGGGGATGGAAGACACAGGCTTCGATCTGACACCTCCTGTGCGTGCCCGCTTGGCAGCTGGCTTTTATGGCAGCAGGCGGCCGGCGCCGCTGTACGATCTCGGCTGGTACCGCCCGTCGGGCCAGATGTACTCCACCACCTCTGACCTGGCGAAGCTGGCCATGGTGCTCCTGGGCAGCAGGCCCCAGCGGCTTCTGCGGCCAGACGCGGCTAAGACGCTACTGGCGCCGCTGCTGGCCTGCCCGGGCGCCTACTTCGCCAACGAGACTGGCACACCGTGGGAGTTCCATGCGCAGCGGGGCTACCGCGTGGTGCGCAAGGACGGTGACCTGGACGGCTACGCCGCCACCTTCTCCCTGGTGCCGCCGCTGCGCCTGAGCCTCGTGCTGCTCCTGGCCGGGCCGAGGCCGCCAGGGCCTGACCTCGTGGCTCAGGTCTACGATGTGCTTCTGCCGGCTATGGAGAGTGCCCTTCGTGAGGCCGCGCTCAGCCCGGCTCCGCCGCCCAGCGCACGACCCTTCACTGGCTACTTCACTTTTGCCAATTTGACTTTCTACGAAGTGCGCGCCGGGCCGACGGGCGAGCTGCGCCTGCGCCAGTTCGGGCCCCGCGTGGAGGCGCTGGTGCCCCCTGCGTTCCGCACGTTGGCGCTCCGCCACCTGCGCGGCCGCGTCTTCCAGCTGTATGTGGCCCGCGAGTTTCCGTGCGCACTGCCGCTGGGTGACTCCTGGCTGTCCCTCGAGGCCCAGCACGGGCAGCTCGTCAACTTCTATCCCCTGGACCACCACGGGCTTTCCCCCGGCTTCGACGTGCCAGGCCTCAACACGTACCGGGTGATGCGGCTGTCTCACAAGCCAGTATTCAAGACCCAGTGACCCCTGTTCAGAGCCTCCCCTTCTCTCGCCTGGCAGCTTTCCATCCTAGTTCTGCAAGGTAAGGCTGCAGGGATGTCTATTAAAGAACTAAGGAGTTGGCAAAGTGGGATAGGGccgtgctactcaaagtgtggtctgtgaaCTACAACCGGTGGAGAACTGTTTGTTATCCATGGGAGAGGAAGAGTTTACAGAAATTTAGTGAGCATTTAGAAACTTTAATAGCGAATTGACAGAGTACATTTATGTCTGTCGAATCTAAGAATATGGTCTAgcattgt harbors:
- the LACTBL1 gene encoding putative beta-lactamase-like 1; protein product: MERMKTQAGRQLSLLKGKQKWLFPVSCSFFFVLSVLMTGCFLWQYYLPKLKTGSLGPEVTSAPMRMCPQHPEPVPLAHPLPVLKEALKKVDRILRQALSAPGLAAMSAVVIHNDTVLWTGNFGRKNGSDPASGPPNEYTMYRISSISKIFPVLMLYRLWEEGVVASLDDPLERYASTFTINNPLGMASASEQKRLMDGLEEVGPAPRPSPVTLRRMASQLSGLPRRLRSTSLLWRGSTQEALNLLKDDVLVADPGTRCHYSTLAFSLLAHVLAAHTAQGDYQHWILENVLEPLGMEDTGFDLTPPVRARLAAGFYGSRRPAPLYDLGWYRPSGQMYSTTSDLAKLAMVLLGSRPQRLLRPDAAKTLLAPLLACPGAYFANETGTPWEFHAQRGYRVVRKDGDLDGYAATFSLVPPLRLSLVLLLAGPRPPGPDLVAQVYDVLLPAMESALREAALSPAPPPSARPFTGYFTFANLTFYEVRAGPTGELRLRQFGPRVEALVPPAFRTLALRHLRGRVFQLYVAREFPCALPLGDSWLSLEAQHGQLVNFYPLDHHGLSPGFDVPGLNTYRVMRLSHKPVFKTQ